From a region of the Acomys russatus chromosome 4, mAcoRus1.1, whole genome shotgun sequence genome:
- the LOC127188552 gene encoding olfactory receptor 4A5-like — MGQKNNVTEFILLGLTQDPAGQKALFVMFLLIYIVTIGGNLLIVGTVMASPSLGSPMYFFLAFLSLMDAVYSTAILPKLLKDLVCDKKTISFTACLIQLFVEHLFGGAEVFILVVMAYDRYVAICKPLHYLTIMNRQVCILLLVVSWAGGFTHALLQVISVYLLPFCGPNVIDHFGCDMYPLLELACTDTYFIGLTVIANGGAMCIVIFILLLVSYGIILNSLKTHSQEGRRKALSTCSSHITVVVLFFVPCIFMYVRPVSNFPIDKFITVFYAVFTPMLNPLIYTLRNMEIKNSMAKLWSKVFTPGILRISPH, encoded by the coding sequence ATGGGACAGAAAAACAATGTTACAGAGTTTATCCTCCTGGGTCTCACTCAGGATCCTGCTGGGCAAAAGGCATTGTTTGTCATGTTTTTACTCATCTACATTGTGACCATAGGAGGCAACCTGCTCATTGTGGGGACAGTGATGGCCAGCCCCTCCTTGGGCTCCCCGATGtacttctttcttgcctttctgtCACTCATGGATGCTGTTTATTCTACTGCCATCTTGCCCAAGTTGCTTAAAGACTTAGTTTGTGATAAAAAGACCATCTCCTTCACAGCTTGTCTGATTCAGCTATTTGTGGAGCATTTATTTGGTGGTGCCGAGGTCTTCATTTTGGTGGTGATGGCCTAtgatcgctatgtggccatctgtaagCCACTGCATTATTTGACCATCATGAATCGACAGGTTTGCATTCTCTTGTTGGTGGTGTCCTGGGCTGGAGGATTTACTCATGCTTTGCTTCAAGTTATCTCTGTGTATTTACTTCCCTTTTGTGGGCCCAATGTCATTGACCACTTTGGTTGTGACATGTACCCATTATTAGAACTTGCGTGCACTGACACCTACTTCATTGGTCTCACTGTCATTGCTAATGGTGGAGCCATGTGTATTGTGATCTTTATCCTCCTCCTTGTCTCCTACGGAATTATTTTAAACTCTCTTAAGACTCACAGTCAGGAAGGGAGGCGCAAAGCCCTGTCCACCTGCAGCTCCCACATCACAGTGGTTGTCCTCTTTTTTGTTCCTTGCATTTTCATGTATGTTAGACCTGTTTCCAACTTTCCTATTGACAAATTTATTACTGTATTCTATGCAGTTTTCACTCCCATGCTGAATCCTTTAATATATACCTTGCGAAACATGGAGATTAAAAATTCTATGGCAAAACTGTGGAGTAAAGTGTTCACTCCAGGCATATTAAGAATTTCTCCTCACTGA